A single window of Ficedula albicollis isolate OC2 chromosome 8, FicAlb1.5, whole genome shotgun sequence DNA harbors:
- the GFI1 gene encoding zinc finger protein Gfi-1, with the protein MPRSFLVKSKKAHSYHQPRSADEDYSLRLETVLAQICADSKIPEDTELCRTALPDAEPAQGRFSPESHLTEAADGTSESAPSCEGSVCDRVSEFEDFWRPPSPSVSPASERSVCPSLDEAPPFSVPFKPYMWNSLGGSELRHLVQSYRPCPTLERTSALGLFCDRGSEPALYGAECSSSLGLYGDFSSPGPGLFERPPAAAPGLYGETQPGLQQEKGPGGIKVESDLLCRPLLISTGSYKCVKCSKVFSTPHGLEVHVRRSHSGTRPFACDMCGKTFGHAVSLEQHKAVHSQERSFDCKICGKSFKRSSTLSTHLLIHSDTRPYPCQYCGKRFHQKSDMKKHTFIHTGEKPHKCQVCGKAFSQSSNLITHSRKHTGFKPFGCDLCGKGFQRKVDLRRHRETQHGLK; encoded by the exons ATGCCGAGGTCCTTCCTAGTGAAGAGCAAGAAAGCGCACAGCTACCACCAGCCTCGCTCCGCCGACGAGGATTATAGCCTTCGGCTGGAGACGGTGCTTGCCCAGATCTGTGCAG ACAGCAAGATCCCCGAGGACACGGAGCTGTGCCGCACCGCCCTGCCCGATGCGGAGCCTGCCCAGGGGCGCTTTTCCCCGGAATCCCACCTTACCGAGGCAGCCGATGGCACCTCTGAGTCAGCGCCCAGCTGCGAGGGCAGTGTCTGTGACAGAGTGTCCGAGTTCGAGGATTTCTGGAGACCTCCCTCGCCCTCCGTCTCGCCAG CCTCGGAGAGATCTGTGTGTCCATCCCTAGATGAAGCACCCCCTTTCTCGGTGCCCTTCAAACCGTACATGTGGAACAGCCTGGGGGGCTCCGAGCTCAGGCACCTTGTGCAAAGCTACAGGCCCTGCCCGACGCTGGAGCGGACCTCAGCCCTGGGGCTCTTCTGCGACCGAGGCTCTGAGCCCGCCCTCTATGGCGCCGagtgcagctcttccctgggaCTGTATGGTGACTTCAGCTCCCCGGGGCCGGGGTTGTTTGAGCGGccgccagcagcagctcctggactCTATGGTGaaacacagcctgggctgcagcaggagaaggggccAGGTGGCATCAAAGTGGAGTCTGACCTCTTGTGCCGCCCACTGCTCATCAGCACTGGCTCTTACAAGTGTGTCAAGTGCAGCAAG GTCTTCTCCACACCGCATGGCCTTGAGGTCCATGTGCGCCGCTCACACAGTGGCACAAGGCCCTTTGCCTGTGACATGTGTGGCAAGACCTTCGGCCATGCAgtcagcctggagcagcacaaggcCGTGCACTCGCAG GAACGCAGCTTTGATTGTAAGATTTGTGGCAAGAGTTTTAAGAGATCTTCTACTCTGTCCACCCACCTGCTCATCCACTCAGACACCCGACCCTACCCGTGCCAGTACTGTGGGAAGCGGTTCCACCAGAAATCTGATATGAAGAAACACACCTTCATTCACACAG GTGAGAAGCCTCACAAGTGCCAGGTGTGTGGAAAAGCCTTTAGTCAGAGCTCCAACCTCATCACCCACAGTCGGAAGCACACAGGCTTCAAGCCCTTTGGCTGTGACCTGTGTGGCAAAGGCTTCCAGCGAAAGGTGGATTTACGGAGACACCGGGAGACACAGCACGGCCTGAAGTGA